A genomic window from Glycine soja cultivar W05 chromosome 10, ASM419377v2, whole genome shotgun sequence includes:
- the LOC114371339 gene encoding uncharacterized protein LOC114371339 — MAGAGGGGDEYHQLDGAQRLLVDAMNAQMQRLLDRTTEEVYGRLEALENQANQNARRNIDGNRGNNGGNDGPRQNRVEGVKLNVPPFKGRSDPDAYLDWEMKTEHVFACNDYTDAQKVKLAAAEFSDYALVWWHKYQREMLREERREVDTWTEMKRVMRKRYVPTSYNRTMRQKLQGLSQGNLTVEEYYKEMEMALVRANIEEDSEDTMARFLNGLNPEIRDVVELQEYVVLDDLLHRALRVEQQIKRKSATRRNSPNTYNQNWANRSKKEGGNSFRPAATSPYGKSATPSVGGSKHNTSTSSSNTGTRNIKCFKCLGRGHIASECPTRRTMIMKADGEITSESEISEEEEYEEEAMQGDMLMVRRLLGNQMQPLDDNQRENIFHTRCVINGKLCSLIVDGGSCTNVASSTLVTKLNLETKPHPRPYKLQWLSEDEEVKVTQQVEVCLTIGRYNDKVLCDVVPMEATHVLLGRPWQYDTKAVHDGFTNKISFQQADKKIVLKPLSPQEVCEDQIKMREKKKSETLERKKSETLEKEKRGKKKSETLEREKRENKKSETLEGKQLYLATKREMRRVLCARQPLYLLFSQRQMLHANPIDEFKLPSSIQSLLQDFDDVFPASVPDGLPPLRGIEHHIDLIPGASLPNRPAYRSNPQETKEIERQVSELLSKGWVRDSMSPCAVPVILVPKKDGSWRMCSDCRAINNITIKYRHPIPRLDDLLDELYGACVFSKIDLKSGYNQIRIREGDEWKTAFKTKYGLYEWMVMPFGLTNAPSTFMRLMNHVLREFIGKFVVVYFDDILIYSTSLDLHVQHLQSVLSVLRKEKLYANLEKCSFCTDHVVFLGFVVSAEGVRVDVEKVKAIQEWPTPKTLSEVRGFHGLASFYRRFVKDFSTLAAPLTEVVKKNV, encoded by the coding sequence ATGGCTGGagcaggtggtggtggtgacgaGTACCATCAGTTGGACGGCGCTCAACGTCTGTTAGTGGATGCGATGAATGCACAGATGCAACGTTTGCTAGACCGTACCACAGAGGAGGTCTATGGACGACTAGAAGCTTTGGAGAACCAAGCCAATCAGAATGCTAGACGAAATATAGATGGGAATAGAGGTAACAATGGCGGTAATGACGGACCGAGGCAGAACCGGGTTGAGGGAGTAAAGCTCAATGTTCCTCCCTTCAAAGGTAGAAGTGATCCAGATGCCTACCTGGACTGGGAAATGAAGACTGAGCACGTATTTGCCTGCAATGACTACACTGATGCGCAGAAAGTCAAGCTAGCAGCAGCTGAATTCTccgactatgcccttgtttggtggcataAATACCAAAGAGAAATGTTGAGAGAGGAACGGCGAGAggtagatacatggactgagatgaaaAGGGTGATGAGAAAAAGGTATGTGCCCACTAGCTATAACagaaccatgcgacagaaactccaAGGGCTGTCCCAAGGGAATTTAACCGTGGaagaatattataaagagatggaaatggcgttagtgagggccaacatcgAAGAGGACTCCGAAGACACAATGGCTCGTTTCCTGAATGGTCTAAACCCTGAAAtcagagatgttgttgaattacaggagtatgtggtgttggatgacttgttacATAGGGCGCTTCGGGTTGAAcagcaaattaaaagaaaaagtgcaaCAAGGAGGAACTCACCCAATACTTACAACCAAAACTGGGCCAAcagatccaagaaggagggaggtaATTCGTTCCGACCTGCAGCCACATCCCCGTATGGAAAGTCAGCAACACCCAGTGTAGGTGGAAGCAAACATAACACCTCCACTTCCTCATCCAATACTGGaaccagaaacataaaatgtttcaagtgcttaggcagaggacatattgcttctgaatgtccaaccaggaggaccatgatcatgaaggctgatggagaaatcactagtgagtctgaaatcagtgaagaagaagagtatGAGGAGGAAGCTATGCAGGGTGATATGTTGATGGTGAGAAGGCTGTTGGGAAATCAAATGCAGCCACTGGAtgacaatcaaagagaaaatattttccacaccagatgtgtaattaatggtaagctatgctctttaattgttgatggaggaagctgtaccaatgttgcaagttcCACATTAGTGACCAAACTGAATTTGGAAACTAAGCCCCATCCTAGACCATACAAACTTCagtggcttagtgaagatgaagaggtaaaagtgACTCAACAGGTTGAGGTGTGTCTCACCATTGGGCGATATAATGACAAGGTGCTGTGTGATGTGGTCCCAATGGAAGCGACCCATGTGCTGTTAGGAAGACCGTGGCAGTATGATACCAaggcagtgcatgatggcttcaccaacaaaatcTCTTTCCAGCAAGCTGACAAGAAGATTGTTCTCAAACCGTTATCTCCTCAAGAGGTTTGTgaggatcagataaaaatgagagaaaagaaaaagagtgagacacttgagaggaagaagagtgagacacttgagaaggaaaagagaggaaagaaaaagagtgaaacacttgagagggaaaagagagaaaacaaaaagagtgaaacacttgagggcAAACAGCTTTATTTAGCAACAAAAAGGGAGATGAGGAGGGTGCTTTGTGCGAGACAACCcctctatttattgttttctcaacGTCAGATGTTGCATGCTAACCCaattgatgaatttaaattGCCTTCTAGTATTCAATCTCTTCTGcaggattttgatgatgtgtttCCAGCAAGTGTACCAGATGGTTTGCCAccattgaggggaattgagcatcacatTGATCTCATTCCAGGAGCGTCCTTGCCCAATCGGCCAGCTTATAGGAGCAACCCACAAGAAACTAAGGAGATCGAAAGGCAAGTATCCGAACTCCTGAGCAAAGGTTGGGtgagagatagtatgagtccgTGCGCTGTACCTGTCATTCTAGTACCCAAGAAGGACGGCTCATGGAGGATGTGTTCTGATTGTAGAGCCATAAACAACATCACCATCAAGTATAGGCACCCAATCCCCAGGTTAgatgatcttcttgatgaactgtatggtgcatgtgtgttttctaaaattgatttgaaaagtggcTATAATCAGATTAGAATCAGAGAgggagatgaatggaaaactgcctttaaaacaaaatatggtttgtatgagtggatggttatgccatttggtttgactaatgcacctagtactttcatgagattgatgaaccatgttttaagggaatttattgggaaatttgtggtggtgtactttgatgatattcttatctatagcactagtcttgatttgcatgttcaacatttgcaatctgttttaagtgtgcttaggaaagaaaaattgtatgcCAACCTAGAAAAGTGCTCCTTTTGTACTGATCATGTGGTGTTTCTGGGTTTTGTTGTTAGTGCTGAGGGAGTACGGGTGGATGTGGAAAAGgttaaggccatccaagaatggccaacACCTAAGACCCTGAGTGAGGTGAGGGGATTTCATGGTTTAGCAAGTTTCTATAGGAGATTTGTTAAGGATTTTAGTACATTGGCTGCTCCTCTAACTGAAGTTGTCAAGAAGAATGTG